Proteins encoded in a region of the Qipengyuania oceanensis genome:
- the ccoG gene encoding cytochrome c oxidase accessory protein CcoG — translation MSNPDGQKSGGDRDWSVVVEDGIAKSNEPVSSAVAEPAATTRRHEPHEPPRQPLPEKLYKPREPVHNKRVRGPFRTFKWLVMLVTLGIYYVTPWIRWDRGPYAPDQAVLVDMANRRFYMFGIEIWPHEFYFVAGLLIMAGIGLFLVTSAVGRAWCGYACPQTVWTDLFQHVDRLIDGDRNARIRLDRAPWTWGKVFRRGFKWTIYALIGLVTGGAWILYFADAPTLFRDFFAGEAAPVAYITVAVLTLTTVTLGGFMREQVCIYMCPWPRIQTAMLDEKSLIVTYKDWRGEPRGSVKKAKKEPEKFGDCIDCTQCVQVCPTGIDIREGPQIGCITCALCIDACDKVMADIGRPRGLIDYATLEDCEREANGAEPRSPWRTLLRPRTIAYFLIWGSIGLAMLFALGVRSHTDLTVSPDRNPPFMLMSDGSVRNSFTLKLRNMESRPRDMEISIEGLPGAVMWSDTINRRDAAATQVVTVPADQTRAVRAYVMVPEGTETRDFTFRITSQDEQGETDAVETRFSAPGDS, via the coding sequence ATGAGCAACCCTGACGGACAAAAGTCCGGCGGCGATCGCGACTGGTCTGTCGTTGTCGAAGACGGAATTGCCAAGAGCAACGAACCTGTCTCCAGCGCGGTAGCCGAACCCGCAGCGACGACCCGGCGGCACGAACCGCACGAACCGCCCCGGCAGCCTTTGCCGGAGAAGCTCTACAAACCGCGTGAGCCGGTTCACAACAAGCGCGTACGCGGGCCATTCCGCACGTTCAAATGGCTGGTGATGCTGGTAACGCTCGGCATTTATTATGTGACCCCCTGGATACGCTGGGATCGCGGCCCCTACGCGCCCGATCAGGCCGTGCTGGTCGACATGGCCAATCGTCGTTTCTACATGTTCGGTATCGAGATCTGGCCGCACGAGTTTTACTTCGTCGCCGGTCTGCTCATCATGGCGGGTATAGGTCTTTTCCTCGTGACCAGCGCAGTGGGCCGTGCGTGGTGCGGCTATGCCTGCCCGCAAACCGTGTGGACCGACCTATTCCAGCATGTAGACCGGCTGATCGACGGTGACCGAAATGCCCGCATCCGCCTTGATCGTGCCCCCTGGACATGGGGCAAGGTATTCCGACGCGGATTCAAATGGACAATATACGCGCTGATCGGGTTGGTGACGGGTGGCGCCTGGATATTGTACTTCGCTGACGCGCCTACATTGTTCCGGGATTTTTTCGCAGGCGAGGCAGCGCCAGTCGCTTACATCACCGTCGCTGTTCTTACCCTCACGACTGTGACGCTGGGCGGGTTCATGCGCGAGCAGGTCTGCATCTACATGTGCCCGTGGCCGCGCATCCAGACCGCCATGCTCGACGAGAAGTCGCTTATTGTCACCTATAAGGACTGGCGCGGCGAACCCCGCGGCAGTGTGAAGAAAGCCAAGAAAGAGCCGGAAAAATTCGGGGACTGCATAGATTGCACCCAATGCGTGCAGGTCTGCCCGACCGGCATCGATATCCGGGAAGGGCCCCAGATCGGCTGCATAACCTGCGCTCTTTGCATCGATGCATGTGACAAAGTCATGGCCGATATCGGGCGACCGCGCGGATTGATTGATTATGCGACGCTCGAAGATTGCGAGCGCGAAGCGAATGGCGCAGAGCCGCGCTCGCCCTGGCGCACGTTGTTGCGACCGCGAACCATTGCCTACTTCCTGATATGGGGCAGCATCGGCCTTGCGATGCTCTTTGCACTCGGGGTGCGCAGTCACACGGACCTGACCGTGTCCCCTGATCGCAATCCACCCTTCATGCTCATGAGCGATGGATCCGTGCGCAATTCCTTCACATTGAAACTGCGCAATATGGAAAGCCGGCCGCGTGACATGGAGATATCGATCGAAGGTCTGCCGGGTGCAGTGATGTGGTCCGATACAATCAATCGGCGCGATGCCGCAGCGACACAGGTCGTAACAGTTCCCGCGGACCAGACGCGGGCGGTTCGCGCTTACGTGATGGTACCCGAGGGCACAGAGACCCGCGATTTCACCTTCCGCATCACATCGCAGGACGAGCAAGGCGAAACGGATGCTGTCGAAACCCGCTTTTCTGCGCCCGGCGATAGCTGA
- the ccoS gene encoding cbb3-type cytochrome oxidase assembly protein CcoS, with protein sequence MSVLLYLIPIALGMGGIGLAVFFWAMRDGQFEDLDGAANRILIDDEDDAS encoded by the coding sequence ATGAGCGTCTTGTTATATCTTATTCCCATCGCGCTGGGCATGGGCGGGATCGGGCTTGCCGTCTTCTTCTGGGCGATGCGCGACGGTCAGTTCGAAGATCTCGACGGCGCAGCGAACCGCATCCTTATTGATGACGAGGATGACGCTTCGTGA
- a CDS encoding FixH family protein, producing MRRELTGRHIALIFISGFGIVMAVNFYMAALATKGFGGVVVENSYVASQKFNGWLEKAREQDQLGWTAEVSRSPDGKLQVAVADAPADLKVSAQLRRPLGRPEATDLVLRSLDGSTFTSDVPIPSGRWIARVSMRSANDRWTRESRLD from the coding sequence ATGCGCCGCGAACTTACAGGCCGGCATATCGCCTTAATCTTTATCAGTGGCTTCGGCATCGTGATGGCCGTGAATTTCTATATGGCGGCCCTGGCGACAAAAGGCTTCGGCGGAGTAGTTGTCGAAAATTCCTACGTCGCGAGCCAGAAGTTCAACGGCTGGCTGGAAAAGGCCCGGGAACAAGATCAACTTGGCTGGACTGCAGAAGTTTCGCGCAGTCCCGACGGTAAACTGCAGGTGGCGGTAGCCGATGCCCCAGCCGACCTAAAAGTGTCGGCACAATTGAGGAGGCCGCTCGGCCGTCCGGAAGCGACCGATCTGGTCTTGCGTTCTCTGGACGGCAGTACATTCACCTCCGACGTGCCAATTCCTTCGGGCCGCTGGATCGCGCGGGTGTCCATGCGTTCTGCCAACGATCGCTGGACAAGGGAATCGAGGCTCGATTGA
- a CDS encoding radical SAM protein, translating into MWTYYPDLLATPVPRYTSFPTAADFGEMPSDDYRRALSNVSGAVSLYLHIPFCEKICYYCGCNTGAAGRRYRLESYLDALHREIESVAALLPAGTEISRVSLGGGSPNAIAPTDFVRLVDALTIQFGLTDPVYSIELDPRTMTRDWAEALRLVGVDRASLGVQTFARHCQERIGRVQSEDMILQTTDWLREAGVTSLNYDLMYGLPGQTRDDLHDSLSRTRVLGADRIALFGYAHVPHIVPRQRAIDATGLPDQVERFAMAAEGYAYLVTHGYTPVGFDHFAIPGKDALASAALSGQLKRNFQGFTDDQAPNLIGLGASAISAFPHLIVQNEKNSGRYRMRASAGNLATERGLFRSVDDRLRGEIIEALLCRGEAKVEPRLLAEAQPHLERFVDRGLAAVCGSSLQICPDGLPYARTIASLFDPYRRQSSRRFSSAV; encoded by the coding sequence ATGTGGACGTATTATCCTGACTTGCTCGCCACGCCGGTGCCGCGATACACCAGCTTCCCCACCGCAGCCGACTTCGGGGAAATGCCTTCCGACGACTATCGGCGGGCACTTTCGAATGTCTCCGGCGCTGTCTCGCTCTACCTGCACATCCCATTCTGCGAGAAAATCTGCTACTATTGCGGGTGCAACACCGGGGCTGCGGGCCGGCGGTACAGGTTGGAATCCTATCTCGACGCCCTGCATCGTGAAATCGAGAGCGTGGCCGCCTTGTTGCCTGCTGGAACCGAAATCAGTCGGGTTTCCCTCGGCGGAGGCAGTCCAAATGCCATCGCGCCGACGGATTTCGTGCGATTGGTCGATGCCCTGACAATCCAATTCGGTCTGACCGACCCGGTCTATTCCATCGAACTGGATCCGCGGACCATGACCCGTGACTGGGCCGAAGCATTGCGCCTGGTTGGTGTGGATCGCGCGAGTCTGGGCGTGCAGACCTTCGCTAGGCACTGCCAAGAGCGTATCGGGCGCGTCCAGTCGGAAGATATGATCCTGCAGACCACCGACTGGTTGCGCGAGGCCGGTGTGACCTCGCTCAACTACGACCTGATGTATGGTCTTCCTGGGCAAACCCGCGACGATTTGCATGACAGCCTGAGCCGTACCCGTGTCCTAGGTGCAGACCGGATCGCTCTTTTTGGCTACGCCCATGTCCCGCATATCGTGCCACGGCAACGCGCCATCGACGCGACCGGCCTGCCTGATCAGGTAGAGCGCTTCGCAATGGCGGCTGAAGGATACGCCTATCTTGTGACGCACGGATACACGCCCGTCGGCTTCGATCATTTCGCAATACCCGGAAAGGATGCCCTCGCGAGTGCGGCCCTGTCAGGTCAATTGAAACGAAATTTTCAAGGTTTCACCGATGATCAAGCGCCTAATCTGATTGGTCTGGGGGCGTCGGCCATCAGCGCGTTTCCGCATCTGATCGTCCAGAACGAGAAGAACAGCGGTCGTTACAGAATGCGCGCAAGCGCGGGCAACCTCGCGACCGAGCGCGGTCTTTTCCGCTCCGTTGATGATCGTCTTCGTGGAGAAATCATCGAGGCGTTGCTTTGCCGTGGAGAAGCCAAAGTCGAGCCTCGTCTGCTCGCCGAAGCGCAACCTCATCTTGAACGGTTCGTCGATCGGGGCCTCGCTGCGGTTTGTGGAAGCAGTCTTCAAATTTGCCCGGACGGCCTGCCTTATGCCCGGACAATAGCTTCTCTATTCGATCCATATCGCCGACAATCATCGCGCCGCTTCAGCTCTGCGGTCTAA
- the ccoP gene encoding cytochrome-c oxidase, cbb3-type subunit III produces the protein MANKGNNTRVDEPTGTEFVGHEWDGIEELDTPMPRWWVWTFYLTIIFALGYVIAYPAWPMFEKATEGVLGWSSRGQLAEEIDAADQTRVSVREALARIPIERLPDDSALMQQAIAGGAAAFRVNCVQCHGSGAAGSQELGYPNLNDDAWLWGGDLRAIEYTLVHGIRQAGDDQTRASQMPPFEGAFDSNQMDALVSHVLSLSGNGQSTPRGAQTFSDNCAACHGSSGEGNRELGAPRLNDAIWLRGSSREAITRQILNPRMGMMPKWEGRLDPVTIKMLAAYVHSLGGGEDFLEVAEDPEVEVDEQP, from the coding sequence ATGGCGAATAAGGGCAACAACACCCGCGTGGACGAACCGACCGGAACCGAATTTGTCGGGCACGAGTGGGACGGCATCGAAGAACTCGACACACCCATGCCCCGCTGGTGGGTATGGACTTTCTATCTCACGATCATCTTCGCCTTGGGATACGTGATTGCCTACCCCGCATGGCCGATGTTCGAGAAAGCGACCGAAGGTGTCTTGGGGTGGTCGAGCCGGGGCCAGCTAGCGGAAGAAATCGACGCCGCTGACCAAACGCGCGTTTCGGTGCGCGAGGCGCTTGCTCGGATTCCCATCGAGCGTTTGCCCGATGATAGTGCGCTTATGCAGCAGGCAATCGCGGGAGGTGCAGCTGCGTTTCGCGTCAATTGCGTTCAATGTCACGGCTCCGGGGCAGCCGGTAGCCAGGAGCTGGGCTATCCGAATCTCAATGACGACGCCTGGCTTTGGGGCGGTGACCTTAGAGCGATCGAGTACACCCTTGTTCACGGCATTCGCCAGGCAGGCGACGATCAAACGCGTGCGAGTCAGATGCCTCCTTTCGAAGGGGCTTTCGACAGCAATCAGATGGACGCTCTCGTTTCCCATGTCCTTTCGCTCAGCGGTAATGGGCAATCGACCCCGCGTGGGGCGCAGACATTTTCCGATAACTGTGCCGCCTGTCACGGTTCCAGCGGTGAGGGCAATCGCGAGCTAGGAGCGCCGCGGCTCAACGATGCGATCTGGCTTCGCGGCAGTAGCCGGGAAGCAATCACTCGCCAGATACTGAATCCGCGCATGGGAATGATGCCGAAATGGGAGGGGCGCCTCGATCCCGTGACTATCAAGATGCTGGCCGCCTACGTTCATTCTCTCGGAGGCGGCGAAGACTTCTTGGAAGTTGCCGAGGATCCCGAGGTCGAAGTCGATGAGCAACCCTGA
- a CDS encoding heavy metal translocating P-type ATPase, translating into MNAPAAIDVAAHGQLTDTRLTVPGMRCAGCIAKIERGLDEVDGIASARVNFSAKRVAVRHDRGISEQELVVRLQKLGFEAQAIASNPLARDDRETQTLLRALAVAGFGMMNIMLLSVSVWSGAGGVTRELFHWLSALIAIPVVAYSGRPFFSSAAMALRYRRTNMDVPISIGVVLATGLSLYETLMGGEHAYFDSAVMLLFFLLAGRALDATMRNKTRSGIGALLSRMGRSAGVVQPDGTIVRMDADELKPGMLMLLAAGEALPADGVVEKGTASIDNSMLTGESAPEAVGHGALVHAGAINLLHPIHVRVTATGSDTAIAEIARLMDEAGQSRSRHVRIADRASRLYAPAVHSLALLAFVGWMLAGAGWHQSLVIAIAVLIITCPCAMGLAVPAAQIVASGALIRKGLLVKDGSALERLAEVDAVIFDKTGTLTLGDMRADVAALDSEQQSIALALAQASLHPVSVGLAKTLSERGQGPADVVHIEEVSGQGIKGSFAGRSVALRRPWQRSGTTSVDLQIGEETTSIDFADELRPDAGKTVTRLQAMGLSATILSGDAEQAVSDVALELGISGRGGVDPAGKLRALDAMKAEGRRPLMVGDGLNDGPALAAAHASIAPGTASDASQQAADAVFIGERLTPVALAVQVARRTMAIVRQNFGFAIGYNILAVPLALAGFVTPLIAAIAMSLSSLVVVGNSLRLARAAEGDV; encoded by the coding sequence TTGAATGCGCCCGCCGCCATCGACGTCGCCGCGCATGGGCAGTTGACCGATACCCGGCTGACGGTTCCCGGCATGCGCTGTGCCGGCTGCATTGCGAAGATCGAGCGGGGTCTCGACGAGGTGGATGGTATCGCCTCGGCTCGCGTCAACTTTTCTGCCAAGCGCGTGGCGGTCCGGCATGACAGGGGCATTTCCGAACAAGAACTCGTCGTTCGGCTGCAAAAGCTCGGTTTCGAAGCCCAGGCGATAGCCTCCAATCCGCTGGCGAGAGACGACCGAGAAACGCAAACCCTGTTGCGGGCCCTTGCGGTGGCGGGCTTCGGCATGATGAACATCATGTTGCTATCGGTGAGTGTCTGGTCGGGGGCTGGAGGCGTTACGCGTGAACTGTTCCACTGGCTTTCGGCTCTGATCGCGATACCGGTGGTGGCCTATTCGGGGCGCCCGTTCTTTTCGTCTGCAGCGATGGCATTGCGCTATCGCCGCACGAATATGGATGTGCCGATATCCATCGGTGTGGTGCTCGCAACGGGTCTAAGCCTTTACGAAACGTTGATGGGCGGGGAACACGCCTATTTCGACAGTGCGGTGATGTTGCTGTTCTTCCTGCTCGCGGGCCGGGCGCTTGATGCCACGATGCGTAACAAGACCCGCTCGGGGATTGGTGCGCTGTTAAGCCGGATGGGACGCAGCGCAGGAGTCGTCCAGCCTGACGGGACTATCGTCCGTATGGACGCTGACGAACTGAAGCCTGGCATGTTGATGCTGCTGGCGGCAGGCGAAGCTCTCCCCGCTGACGGCGTGGTCGAAAAGGGGACCGCATCCATCGACAATTCGATGCTGACCGGCGAAAGTGCACCGGAAGCGGTCGGGCATGGAGCACTTGTGCATGCCGGGGCGATCAATCTGCTTCACCCGATACATGTTCGGGTGACCGCGACCGGAAGCGACACCGCAATCGCTGAAATCGCCCGCCTGATGGACGAAGCGGGGCAATCGCGCAGCCGACATGTTCGTATTGCCGATCGCGCTTCGCGTCTTTACGCGCCAGCCGTCCATTCGCTTGCGCTCCTAGCCTTTGTCGGCTGGATGTTAGCTGGTGCTGGTTGGCACCAATCGCTCGTCATCGCCATTGCGGTGCTGATAATTACCTGTCCGTGCGCGATGGGCCTGGCGGTACCAGCGGCCCAGATCGTTGCCTCCGGGGCGTTGATCCGCAAAGGCTTGCTGGTGAAGGACGGAAGCGCACTGGAGCGCCTGGCAGAAGTCGATGCTGTCATCTTTGACAAAACCGGCACGCTTACGCTGGGCGACATGCGCGCTGACGTTGCCGCGCTTGATAGCGAGCAACAGTCCATCGCTCTAGCTCTCGCTCAAGCCAGTCTCCATCCTGTCAGCGTGGGCCTTGCGAAAACGCTCAGCGAACGCGGTCAAGGGCCCGCGGACGTCGTCCATATCGAGGAAGTTTCCGGTCAGGGGATCAAGGGTTCCTTTGCGGGACGAAGCGTGGCCTTGCGAAGGCCTTGGCAAAGATCCGGCACCACTAGCGTAGATCTGCAGATCGGCGAGGAAACGACGTCGATTGATTTCGCCGATGAATTGCGCCCCGATGCGGGCAAAACCGTGACCCGCTTGCAGGCCATGGGACTAAGCGCAACTATCTTGTCTGGCGATGCGGAACAAGCCGTCAGCGACGTGGCCTTGGAACTGGGTATCTCTGGACGGGGCGGAGTGGATCCCGCAGGAAAACTTCGCGCGCTTGATGCGATGAAGGCCGAGGGCCGGCGGCCGCTCATGGTTGGCGACGGGCTGAACGATGGTCCGGCCCTTGCCGCAGCCCATGCCAGCATCGCACCAGGCACGGCCAGCGATGCCAGTCAACAGGCGGCGGATGCGGTTTTTATCGGGGAGCGACTGACGCCTGTGGCACTCGCAGTCCAGGTTGCTCGCCGCACGATGGCGATCGTCCGTCAAAATTTCGGTTTCGCAATCGGATACAATATTCTCGCCGTGCCACTGGCGCTGGCGGGGTTCGTTACGCCCCTGATTGCTGCGATAGCGATGTCGTTGAGCTCGCTCGTTGTCGTTGGTAACTCGCTGCGTCTCGCCAGGGCAGCGGAAGGTGACGTATGA
- a CDS encoding TonB-dependent receptor plug domain-containing protein, with product MKFPLRGALSSASALSLVAAPNAVMAQQTNAPEDDRSNANELLTDTIIVTAAKTDPLQADNQSPPEQIAIPADAAGIAARTPGGALVQNGALSGQLSYRGLFGERVLGRINGQRFVSGGPNAMDPPLHYAPSILIDRIEITRGTAPVSQGPGLSAAVNAQLVGTRFSDIGELTASAYAAGQYRSVDNSYASGGQIGIATLRWRLGVIGSREEGDDYDYAGGTAVGTSFERQLYGVEGGFRAGEGEFFVEYRRSETDPTGNPPFALDIVYFDTDFLQAGYRGQLTDDLHLDLLMGHVAVRHLMDNQTTRQPAAPAIRARATFADADTNTGEIALRLGSDTRNVTVGGDVEMVDKDVTITNPTNAAFFLDAQPNLSSERIGGFVQWRGGIGAAEFELGARLDHTSQTAGVPQLGTAVPMGPRMLAAAFAASGREQSDMTVDVVARAWVPMGVLVPRVTLSRKTRVPSLLERFAWLPTEASYGLADGNIYVGNQTLEPEVAYTLEAGADFNGEVFTFRPTAYYRRVDDFIQGTPFDATVGVLDTPVEMVANMNGDPTPLTFRNVDAEFYGVDLDFTVRPTARILIDGTMNYVRGKRRDIDDDLYRVPPLNGRISIAYEGDRFAIGGELTGAADQNAVSVSNDEDTSEGYAIAGLFAQFRLSDEVKLEAGVENIFDTFYQPHLAGRNRVQASDVPLGERLPGYGRGVWIRASANF from the coding sequence ATGAAATTTCCCCTTCGTGGGGCGCTTTCGAGCGCCTCGGCTCTTTCGCTTGTGGCGGCACCAAATGCCGTGATGGCCCAGCAGACCAATGCGCCAGAAGACGATCGTTCCAATGCCAACGAATTGCTTACTGATACGATTATTGTAACGGCGGCAAAGACTGACCCGCTCCAAGCGGATAACCAATCCCCTCCAGAGCAGATTGCAATTCCAGCCGATGCAGCGGGAATTGCCGCGCGCACGCCCGGGGGTGCACTGGTTCAGAACGGCGCTCTTTCGGGGCAGCTTTCCTATCGCGGTCTATTTGGAGAACGCGTTCTCGGCCGTATCAATGGCCAGAGGTTTGTATCCGGCGGGCCGAACGCCATGGATCCGCCGCTGCATTACGCGCCTTCCATCCTTATCGACCGTATCGAAATTACGCGCGGCACGGCGCCCGTATCGCAGGGACCGGGCCTGTCCGCCGCGGTTAATGCGCAGCTTGTCGGGACGCGCTTCTCCGACATCGGTGAGCTCACCGCGAGCGCCTACGCAGCGGGGCAATATCGAAGTGTCGACAATAGCTACGCGAGTGGAGGGCAAATCGGTATTGCGACGCTCCGGTGGCGACTAGGCGTCATCGGTAGCCGCGAGGAAGGTGACGATTACGATTACGCTGGTGGCACGGCCGTGGGCACATCCTTCGAGCGACAGCTTTACGGTGTCGAAGGAGGCTTTCGTGCTGGTGAAGGCGAATTCTTCGTCGAATACCGGCGCAGCGAAACCGACCCGACCGGCAATCCGCCTTTCGCCTTGGATATCGTGTATTTCGATACCGACTTCCTTCAGGCCGGCTACCGGGGGCAGCTTACCGATGACCTCCATCTCGATCTGCTGATGGGCCATGTTGCGGTCCGTCACCTGATGGACAACCAGACGACCAGGCAGCCTGCAGCTCCAGCCATACGGGCACGTGCAACCTTTGCGGATGCCGACACCAACACCGGCGAAATTGCACTGCGCCTCGGCTCGGATACGCGCAACGTAACCGTCGGCGGCGACGTCGAGATGGTCGACAAGGACGTGACGATCACCAACCCGACCAATGCCGCCTTTTTTCTGGACGCCCAACCGAACTTGTCTTCGGAACGTATCGGCGGCTTCGTTCAGTGGCGTGGCGGCATCGGAGCTGCTGAGTTCGAACTTGGCGCGCGTCTCGATCATACTAGCCAGACCGCGGGCGTCCCCCAGCTCGGAACAGCCGTTCCGATGGGGCCGCGTATGCTCGCAGCAGCATTCGCTGCATCCGGACGCGAGCAAAGCGATATGACGGTGGATGTGGTTGCACGGGCGTGGGTCCCAATGGGTGTATTGGTCCCGCGCGTGACACTATCGCGCAAGACTCGTGTTCCAAGCCTCCTGGAACGTTTTGCATGGTTACCGACGGAAGCGAGTTACGGCCTTGCGGACGGGAATATCTATGTGGGCAATCAGACTCTCGAGCCAGAGGTAGCCTATACCTTGGAAGCCGGCGCCGATTTTAACGGTGAGGTATTCACGTTCCGCCCGACCGCCTACTATCGCCGGGTCGACGATTTCATCCAGGGCACACCCTTCGATGCAACCGTTGGCGTGCTGGATACGCCGGTTGAAATGGTTGCGAATATGAACGGTGATCCGACGCCGTTGACGTTCCGCAATGTCGACGCCGAATTTTACGGCGTGGATCTGGATTTTACCGTCCGACCGACAGCGCGCATCCTGATCGATGGCACGATGAATTACGTGCGAGGCAAGAGGAGAGATATCGACGATGATCTCTACCGCGTTCCTCCTCTGAATGGGCGTATCTCGATTGCCTATGAGGGCGATCGATTCGCCATTGGCGGCGAGCTGACAGGTGCAGCCGATCAGAATGCCGTATCGGTCAGCAACGACGAGGATACCAGCGAGGGCTATGCAATTGCGGGATTGTTTGCGCAGTTCAGACTGAGCGATGAAGTGAAGCTCGAAGCTGGTGTCGAGAACATTTTCGACACTTTCTACCAGCCGCATCTTGCAGGCAGGAATCGTGTGCAGGCATCTGACGTGCCGCTGGGCGAACGACTGCCAGGCTACGGTCGGGGTGTCTGGATCCGCGCGAGCGCAAACTTCTGA
- a CDS encoding DUF2946 family protein yields MLAILALILLASNVLPTGWMPDREPDGTFVVRICSQGLTEAQRTRFEAIVQARVDHAMHGADQHSGDDHQAASDPCPYGVVANAFAVPPVSPPMVEPVEGIEADLPLLTSNVGIGMGLAAPPPPSTGPPIIS; encoded by the coding sequence GTGCTTGCCATTCTCGCACTGATATTGCTGGCGTCCAACGTGTTACCCACAGGCTGGATGCCAGACCGCGAACCCGACGGCACGTTTGTCGTCCGCATCTGTTCGCAAGGATTGACCGAAGCACAGCGAACAAGGTTCGAAGCGATCGTTCAAGCTCGGGTCGACCATGCTATGCATGGTGCCGATCAGCATTCCGGCGACGACCACCAAGCGGCCAGCGATCCGTGCCCTTACGGCGTGGTGGCGAACGCCTTCGCGGTTCCGCCCGTTTCTCCGCCGATGGTAGAACCAGTCGAAGGCATCGAAGCGGACTTGCCTCTCCTTACTTCGAATGTCGGCATAGGGATGGGTCTGGCGGCACCGCCACCTCCATCAACAGGTCCGCCGATTATTTCCTGA
- a CDS encoding SAM-dependent methyltransferase, protein MTEPDQAAFWDERYATGEYLFGTAPNAFLAREVHCLTPGSKVLAVADGEGRNSVFLAQHGHRVVATDISERALDKARAFAERRAVDVEYRQANLAEWEWPAEALDAVVGIFIQFAGPELREDIFDGIHRSLKPGGLLLLEGYREEQLAYGTGGPPNIENLYTEDGLRRAFSTWEIELLDAYDTEIEEGIGHSGKSALIDLIARKRG, encoded by the coding sequence ATGACTGAACCGGATCAAGCGGCCTTCTGGGATGAGCGCTATGCGACGGGCGAATATCTGTTCGGGACTGCACCGAACGCATTCCTCGCGCGCGAGGTGCATTGCCTGACCCCGGGATCGAAAGTCCTGGCGGTCGCCGATGGCGAGGGGCGAAACAGCGTATTCCTGGCCCAGCATGGCCATCGCGTCGTCGCTACCGACATTTCGGAAAGGGCACTCGATAAGGCGCGAGCTTTCGCAGAGCGGCGAGCGGTCGACGTCGAATATCGGCAGGCAAATCTGGCCGAATGGGAATGGCCGGCGGAAGCTTTGGATGCGGTGGTCGGCATCTTCATCCAGTTTGCCGGTCCCGAACTGCGTGAGGACATCTTCGATGGTATCCATCGCTCGCTGAAGCCGGGTGGTCTGCTATTGCTCGAAGGCTATCGCGAAGAACAGCTGGCCTACGGGACAGGCGGTCCGCCCAATATCGAAAATCTCTATACGGAGGACGGTTTGCGCCGCGCCTTCTCGACGTGGGAGATAGAATTGCTCGATGCCTACGATACCGAGATCGAGGAGGGTATCGGCCATTCGGGCAAGTCGGCGTTGATCGACCTGATAGCCCGCAAGCGCGGTTGA